Proteins encoded within one genomic window of Elstera cyanobacteriorum:
- a CDS encoding PLP-dependent aminotransferase family protein: MTAMLETYARPAAALPHRPGDLWLPDLSRFRGPRYKAIADALAEDIEQNRLPSGTRLPTHRELAYRLKVTVGTVTRAYSEAEKRGLIGGEVGRGTFVRPRLEQVAATALTNSDTLIDLAINVSGNNCGSEARCLSETLAEIAQGGAVEPFLAYQPHLGMADHRAAMARFLSRPGFEPLPESVFLTSGAQHALLMALSAVAAPGDTIACDALTYGGLKSAARLMHLRLKGLPGDAEGILPDAFDAACREGLVKALYCMPTLQNPTAIIWSAARRAEIAEIAQRYRVAILEDDVYGFLVPEAPLPLRSYAPDQVYYLNSTSKSLAAGLRIGALVAPPEAATRIATGVRTTVWMAPPLMAEIVRLWVDSGTAQRLIAEKRLEAAARQAIARRVLGGYGLSPRPTHPSSYHLWLDLPEGWRDDVLIAAARRDGVILSPTAAFCVGRTVSDGLRLALGTPRGREDIERGFHVLGRLLGGTGRAEEAALEESVI, translated from the coding sequence TCGCCCCGGCGATCTCTGGCTGCCCGATCTCAGCCGGTTTCGGGGGCCGCGCTATAAGGCAATTGCCGATGCGCTGGCGGAGGATATCGAGCAAAACCGCCTGCCGAGCGGCACCCGCCTACCGACCCATCGCGAGCTTGCCTATCGGCTGAAAGTCACCGTCGGCACGGTAACGCGCGCCTATTCGGAGGCGGAAAAGCGCGGGCTCATCGGGGGCGAGGTTGGGCGCGGCACCTTTGTCCGCCCACGCCTGGAACAAGTGGCGGCGACGGCGCTGACCAATAGCGACACATTGATCGACCTTGCGATCAATGTGTCGGGAAACAATTGCGGCAGTGAAGCGCGGTGCCTGAGTGAAACCCTGGCCGAAATCGCCCAGGGCGGCGCGGTCGAACCCTTCCTGGCCTATCAACCGCACCTCGGCATGGCCGATCATCGTGCGGCGATGGCGCGCTTCCTCTCCCGTCCCGGGTTCGAGCCACTGCCGGAAAGCGTCTTCCTGACCTCCGGCGCGCAGCATGCGCTGCTCATGGCCCTATCCGCCGTTGCCGCGCCGGGCGATACCATCGCCTGCGACGCGCTGACCTATGGCGGGCTGAAGTCGGCGGCGCGCTTGATGCACTTACGCTTAAAGGGCCTGCCGGGCGACGCCGAGGGCATTCTGCCCGACGCTTTCGACGCCGCTTGCCGCGAGGGGCTGGTGAAGGCGCTCTACTGCATGCCGACGCTGCAAAACCCGACGGCAATCATCTGGAGCGCCGCCCGCCGGGCAGAGATTGCCGAGATCGCCCAGCGCTATCGCGTCGCGATCTTGGAAGATGATGTCTATGGCTTCCTCGTGCCCGAAGCGCCGCTGCCACTGCGCAGCTATGCGCCGGATCAGGTCTATTACCTCAATTCTACCTCGAAGAGTTTGGCGGCGGGCCTGCGCATCGGCGCGCTTGTTGCCCCGCCGGAAGCGGCAACCCGCATCGCCACCGGTGTGCGCACCACCGTCTGGATGGCGCCGCCGCTGATGGCCGAAATCGTCCGCCTCTGGGTCGATAGTGGCACGGCCCAGCGTCTGATTGCCGAAAAGCGCCTGGAAGCCGCCGCCCGCCAAGCCATCGCCCGCCGCGTCTTGGGCGGGTACGGCCTAAGCCCGCGCCCGACGCACCCAAGCTCCTACCACCTCTGGCTCGATCTGCCGGAAGGCTGGCGCGACGATGTGCTGATCGCCGCCGCCCGCCGCGATGGGGTGATCCTATCGCCCACCGCCGCCTTTTGCGTAGGCCGCACGGTCAGCGACGGGCTACGCCTCGCCCTGGGGACGCCGCGCGGGCGGGAGGATATTGAACGCGGCTTCCACGTCCTTGGCCGCCTGCTTGGCGGCACGGGACGGGCGGAAGAAGCCGCTTTGGAAGAGAGTGTGATCTGA
- a CDS encoding L-serine ammonia-lyase, translating into MSVSLFDLFKVGLGPSSSHTVGPMKAGVRFGEALAAAGLLPRVAQVRAELFGSLALTGKGHATDSAVILGLAGHLPDKIDPDQVAPLLAGIAAEQSLPLAGAFPVPFVEARDLLFQMAETLPRHTNGLRFTAYDAEGGELLSRITYSVGGGFILDEAEFDQVAAARGPVLPFPFNSGAELLGMGMTSGLSIAQMVMANELALRPRAEVEEHLRRVWEAMQACVKRGLSTEGILPGGLRVKRRAPGLHRAMQRSLAANQPSPTLAFERASLYAIAVNEENACGGRVVTAPTNGAAGLIPAVLHYFKDCWPELAQEEKIFEFLLTATAIGSLFKTRASISGAEVGCQGEVGVACSMAAAGLAAALGGSNAQIENAAEIGMEHNLGLTCDPIAGLVQIPCIERNAMGAVKAINAAALALQGDGTHRVSLDQVIETMRQTGHDMMTKYKETAQGGLAVNVVAC; encoded by the coding sequence ATGAGCGTTAGCCTTTTCGATTTGTTCAAGGTCGGGCTTGGCCCGTCCAGTTCCCATACCGTCGGGCCAATGAAGGCGGGGGTCCGCTTCGGCGAGGCGCTGGCCGCCGCCGGGCTATTGCCGCGCGTCGCCCAGGTGCGGGCGGAACTCTTCGGCTCCCTCGCCTTAACCGGCAAAGGGCACGCCACCGATAGCGCCGTGATCCTGGGGCTGGCGGGGCATCTGCCCGATAAGATCGACCCGGATCAGGTGGCGCCCTTGCTTGCGGGGATTGCCGCCGAGCAGAGTCTGCCGCTGGCGGGGGCCTTCCCGGTGCCCTTCGTTGAAGCCCGCGATCTTCTGTTCCAAATGGCGGAAACCCTGCCGCGCCATACCAATGGCCTGCGCTTTACCGCCTATGATGCCGAGGGCGGCGAGCTGCTAAGCCGCATTACCTATTCGGTCGGTGGCGGCTTTATTCTGGACGAGGCGGAGTTCGATCAGGTCGCGGCGGCGCGTGGCCCCGTGCTGCCCTTCCCGTTCAATTCTGGGGCGGAACTGCTGGGCATGGGCATGACCTCCGGCCTCAGCATCGCCCAAATGGTTATGGCCAATGAGTTGGCCCTGCGCCCACGGGCCGAGGTGGAGGAGCATCTGCGCCGGGTATGGGAGGCGATGCAGGCCTGTGTGAAGCGCGGCCTATCGACCGAAGGCATTCTGCCGGGCGGCTTGCGCGTCAAACGCCGGGCGCCTGGGTTGCACCGGGCGATGCAGCGCAGCCTTGCCGCCAATCAACCGTCGCCGACCTTGGCCTTCGAGCGCGCCAGCCTCTACGCTATCGCCGTGAACGAGGAAAACGCCTGCGGGGGGCGCGTCGTTACCGCGCCGACCAATGGCGCCGCCGGGTTGATCCCCGCCGTGCTGCATTATTTCAAGGATTGTTGGCCCGAGCTGGCGCAGGAAGAGAAAATCTTCGAATTCCTGCTGACCGCGACCGCCATCGGCAGCCTGTTTAAAACCCGCGCGTCGATTTCCGGGGCGGAGGTTGGCTGCCAGGGCGAAGTCGGCGTTGCCTGTTCAATGGCCGCCGCTGGGCTTGCCGCCGCGCTAGGCGGCAGCAATGCGCAGATCGAGAATGCCGCCGAAATCGGCATGGAGCATAACCTGGGGCTAACCTGCGACCCCATCGCCGGCCTCGTGCAAATCCCATGCATCGAGCGCAATGCCATGGGGGCGGTGAAAGCCATCAATGCCGCCGCGCTGGCCCTACAGGGCGACGGCACGCACCGGGTGTCGCTGGATCAGGTGATCGAAACCATGCGCCAGACTGGTCACGACATGATGACCAAATATAAGGAAACCGCCCAGGGCGGCCTCGCGGTCAACGTGGTGGCCTGCTAG